One region of Oculatellaceae cyanobacterium genomic DNA includes:
- a CDS encoding ribonuclease H-like domain-containing protein, with protein sequence MDFADFQVCDRDLSDGMLSQYMQAEAIAVDTETMGLLPWRDRLCLVQLCDDQDRVTVVRIVKGQTEAPNLKKLFEASNIVKIFHYARFDVAMLRHHLDIYVNPIFCTKIGSKLARTYAPRHGLKEVVQELARVELDKTAQSSDWGNAANLSEQQLKYAANDVRYLLTVRQTLMDMLKREERWELAQECFQCLPTIVSLDLLQYQDIFAH encoded by the coding sequence ATGGATTTTGCGGATTTTCAGGTATGCGATCGCGATCTTTCTGATGGTATGTTGTCTCAGTATATGCAGGCTGAGGCGATCGCCGTAGATACAGAAACAATGGGATTATTACCTTGGCGCGATCGCTTATGTTTAGTGCAATTATGCGACGATCAAGATCGAGTTACCGTTGTTCGTATTGTTAAAGGGCAAACAGAAGCGCCCAACTTAAAAAAGCTATTTGAAGCTAGCAATATTGTTAAAATATTTCACTATGCGCGGTTTGATGTGGCAATGTTACGCCATCATCTTGATATTTATGTCAACCCAATTTTCTGTACTAAAATTGGCAGTAAATTAGCTAGAACTTATGCGCCACGACACGGACTTAAAGAAGTAGTACAAGAATTAGCACGAGTAGAACTTGATAAAACTGCTCAAAGTTCCGATTGGGGAAATGCTGCCAATTTATCTGAACAACAACTTAAATATGCAGCTAACGATGTGCGCTATTTATTAACTGTGCGACAGACATTAATGGATATGCTCAAGCGTGAGGAAAGATGGGAACTCGCGCAAGAATGTTTTCAATGTTTGCCTACAATAGTTTCTCTTGATTTGTTGCAATACCAAGATATATTTGCACACTAA
- a CDS encoding CAP domain-containing protein, which yields MVRPVVSGIVLGSLLIASSAFGCDVSSGNKVTSPTNRSVSKLFSSKRISNNSLKALEESINEQVNQYRQSRNLPPLTLDSRISEQARAHSQAMANGSVPFSHEGFDQRVKAIARSVTYRGAAENVAYNQGYSNPGEQAVQGWIKSPGHQKNMVGDYDLTGIGVAKNAKGEYYFTQIFIKRR from the coding sequence ATGGTAAGACCTGTAGTTAGTGGTATAGTTTTAGGCAGTTTGTTAATTGCTAGTAGCGCATTTGGTTGTGATGTATCCAGTGGAAATAAAGTAACATCACCAACAAATAGATCTGTATCAAAATTATTTTCCTCGAAAAGAATCAGTAATAATTCCCTCAAAGCATTGGAAGAGTCTATCAACGAACAAGTAAACCAATATCGCCAGTCTCGCAACTTACCGCCTTTGACTTTGGACTCTCGCATCAGCGAACAAGCAAGGGCGCATAGTCAGGCGATGGCGAATGGTAGTGTTCCGTTTAGCCATGAGGGATTTGATCAACGAGTAAAAGCGATCGCACGTTCAGTTACCTATCGTGGTGCTGCTGAAAATGTTGCTTACAACCAAGGTTATAGTAATCCAGGTGAGCAAGCAGTTCAAGGTTGGATCAAAAGTCCTGGTCATCAAAAAAACATGGTGGGGGACTATGATTTAACTGGGATTGGTGTTGCTAAGAATGCCAAGGGTGAGTATTACTTTACCCAGATTTTTATTAAACGTCGGTGA
- the trpB gene encoding tryptophan synthase subunit beta, producing the protein MTTTPIYPTSQPKTDTSTQQPDTLGRFGRFGGKYVPETLMPALSELETAFQQYRKDPDFQQELQQLLRDYVGRPSPLYFAERLTAHYARPDGTGAQIYLKREDLNHTGAHKINNALAQVLLAKRMGKKRIIAETGAGQHGVATATVCARFGLQCIIYMGVHDMERQSLNVFRMRLMGAEVRGVAAGTGTLKDATSEAIRDWVTNVENTHYILGSVAGPHPYPMLVRDFHAIIGEETRVQAQEKWDGLPDILLACVGGGSNAMGLFHEFVHEPTVRLIGIEAAGEGVDTDKHAATLTKGRVGVLHGAMSYLLQDEDGQVVEPHSISAGLDYPGVGPEHSYLKDIARAEYYSVTDKDAVAAFQRLSQLEGIIPALETSHAIAYLETLCPTLTGSPRIVLNCSGRGDKDVHTVAKFLGQ; encoded by the coding sequence GTGACCACGACTCCCATTTATCCTACTTCCCAACCAAAGACCGACACATCTACCCAGCAACCTGACACTCTCGGAAGGTTCGGACGCTTTGGCGGTAAATATGTCCCAGAAACATTAATGCCTGCTCTCAGTGAGCTAGAAACTGCGTTTCAACAATACCGCAAAGATCCCGATTTTCAACAAGAATTACAACAACTATTGCGGGATTATGTTGGTAGACCTAGCCCTTTATACTTCGCTGAACGTCTGACGGCTCATTATGCTAGACCAGACGGTACAGGAGCGCAAATATATTTAAAACGAGAAGACCTAAATCATACAGGCGCTCATAAAATTAATAACGCTTTGGCGCAAGTATTGCTGGCAAAGCGGATGGGTAAAAAACGTATTATTGCTGAAACTGGTGCAGGTCAGCATGGTGTAGCTACTGCAACCGTATGTGCAAGGTTTGGGCTACAGTGCATCATTTATATGGGCGTTCATGATATGGAACGTCAATCGCTGAATGTGTTTCGGATGCGGTTGATGGGCGCAGAAGTGCGCGGAGTAGCAGCAGGTACAGGAACATTAAAAGATGCTACTTCCGAAGCAATTAGAGATTGGGTAACAAACGTAGAAAATACCCATTATATTTTAGGTTCTGTTGCTGGCCCTCACCCGTACCCCATGTTAGTACGTGATTTCCATGCCATTATTGGTGAAGAAACTCGCGTTCAAGCACAAGAAAAATGGGATGGTTTACCAGATATTCTCTTAGCTTGCGTGGGCGGTGGCTCAAATGCGATGGGATTGTTCCATGAGTTTGTACATGAGCCAACTGTACGACTAATTGGTATTGAAGCTGCTGGCGAAGGTGTTGATACAGACAAACACGCGGCAACTTTAACTAAGGGCAGAGTTGGTGTATTGCATGGCGCAATGAGTTATTTATTGCAAGATGAGGATGGTCAGGTAGTTGAGCCGCATTCTATTAGTGCGGGGTTAGATTATCCTGGTGTTGGCCCTGAACATAGTTATTTAAAAGATATTGCTAGGGCTGAGTATTATAGTGTGACAGATAAGGATGCTGTAGCAGCATTTCAAAGGCTTTCCCAGTTAGAGGGAATTATTCCAGCACTAGAAACATCTCATGCGATCGCATATCTAGAAACTCTCTGTCCGACTCTTACAGGTAGTCCCCGCATTGTGCTCAATTGTTCTGGACGTGGTGATAAAGATGTGCATACAGTCGCTAAGTTTTTAGGACAGTAA
- a CDS encoding translation initiation factor: protein MSSSKRKSSDSQPSPSNRMVYREFGSNDNSSAIERPSIELPPAQQNPRVQASRKGRKGKTVTVITNLQLKEENLEALLKQLKSQCGAGGAIKDNEIEIQGDHTQKIAQFLISLGYKAKVSGG, encoded by the coding sequence ATGTCTTCTTCAAAGCGAAAGTCCTCTGACTCCCAACCATCTCCCTCAAATAGGATGGTTTACCGTGAATTCGGCAGCAATGATAACTCTTCTGCTATAGAAAGACCAAGTATAGAACTACCCCCCGCACAACAAAATCCTAGAGTGCAAGCTTCACGCAAAGGACGCAAGGGGAAAACAGTTACAGTTATTACCAATTTGCAGCTAAAAGAAGAAAATCTCGAAGCCTTATTGAAGCAGCTAAAATCTCAATGCGGTGCTGGTGGCGCTATTAAAGACAATGAAATTGAAATTCAGGGCGATCATACTCAAAAAATTGCCCAATTTTTAATTAGCTTAGGTTATAAAGCTAAAGTCAGTGGCGGTTAA
- a CDS encoding response regulator has protein sequence MTTVLVVEDSATQRAMMSELLREKGLTVTVAKDGVEALEQMEGNNPDLVLLDIVMPRMNGYEFCRRIKSDPQTQKVPVVMCSAKGEEFDRYWGMKQGADAYIAKPFHPKELLGTVKQLLRR, from the coding sequence ATGACTACAGTTCTAGTTGTAGAAGACAGTGCAACACAACGGGCAATGATGTCAGAGCTTCTTAGAGAGAAAGGACTGACTGTTACAGTTGCCAAAGATGGAGTCGAAGCTCTAGAACAAATGGAGGGGAATAACCCTGATTTAGTACTTCTGGACATAGTAATGCCTCGGATGAATGGCTATGAATTCTGCCGTCGAATTAAATCCGATCCTCAAACTCAGAAAGTACCTGTAGTTATGTGTTCAGCTAAAGGGGAAGAGTTTGATCGTTACTGGGGTATGAAACAAGGCGCAGATGCTTATATTGCAAAACCTTTTCACCCTAAAGAATTATTGGGAACTGTCAAACAACTACTTAGAAGGTAG
- a CDS encoding NAD(P)H-quinone oxidoreductase subunit 4, with protein MGFQIPWLTTIILLPLLAALFIPVLPDKEGKTVRFYALAVGLVDFALTVYTFWSNYDLKNPQFQLVETYAWVPQLSLNWSLAVDGLSMPLIVLTGLVTTLAIMAGWNVKHKPRLFYFLMLAMYSAQIGVFAAQDMLLFFLMWELELVPVYLLISIWGGEKRRYAATKFILYTALGSIFILVAALAMAFYGDTVTFDMAALGGKNYPLVFELLVYAGLLIAYGVKLPIFPLHTWLPDAHGEASAPVSMILAGVLLKMGGYGLIRMNVEMLPNAHIHFAPVLAILGVVNIIYGALTAFAQTNLKRRLASSSISHMGFVLLGIASLTEVGLNGAVMQMLSHGLIAACLFFLSGVTYDRTHTLSMDEMGGIAKSMPKVFALFTAGSMASLALPGMSGFIGELTVFLGFTTSDAYSSAFKVVVVLLAAVGLIITPIYLLSMLRQVFYGKENSQLTIEPWMDAKPREIFITLCLIVPIIGIGLYPKVATQTYDVKTVEVAAHVREVLPLVAQKQANFRTASVTPLYSGDLIAPHLPGVEKQPLVSVIPPASY; from the coding sequence ATGGGTTTCCAAATTCCCTGGCTAACGACAATTATTTTGCTTCCACTCTTGGCAGCCCTCTTCATTCCCGTGTTGCCAGATAAAGAAGGTAAAACTGTTCGTTTTTATGCTTTAGCAGTCGGTTTAGTAGATTTTGCTTTAACTGTCTATACTTTTTGGTCTAACTACGACTTAAAAAATCCTCAATTTCAGCTTGTTGAAACTTATGCCTGGGTTCCTCAACTAAGCTTAAATTGGTCTTTAGCAGTCGATGGCTTATCAATGCCTCTGATTGTTTTAACTGGCTTAGTTACAACCTTAGCTATCATGGCAGGTTGGAACGTCAAACATAAGCCACGTTTGTTTTACTTCCTGATGCTGGCAATGTATAGCGCCCAAATTGGCGTATTTGCAGCACAAGATATGCTTTTATTCTTCTTAATGTGGGAACTAGAGTTAGTTCCTGTTTATCTACTTATCTCTATCTGGGGCGGAGAAAAACGCCGCTACGCAGCTACCAAATTTATTCTTTACACAGCTTTAGGCTCTATATTTATTCTCGTTGCCGCTTTAGCAATGGCATTTTATGGGGATACAGTCACCTTTGATATGGCTGCATTAGGAGGCAAGAATTATCCCTTAGTTTTTGAACTATTAGTTTACGCAGGCTTATTAATAGCCTACGGCGTTAAACTGCCAATTTTCCCCTTACATACTTGGCTACCAGATGCTCACGGTGAAGCATCAGCACCAGTTTCAATGATTTTGGCTGGTGTATTGCTCAAAATGGGCGGTTATGGGCTGATTCGGATGAATGTAGAGATGTTACCTAACGCTCACATTCATTTTGCTCCAGTATTAGCAATTCTTGGGGTAGTCAATATTATTTACGGTGCTTTGACTGCCTTTGCTCAAACCAATCTCAAACGGCGGTTGGCTTCCTCTTCTATTTCCCACATGGGTTTTGTGCTGCTTGGTATTGCTTCCTTAACCGAAGTAGGACTAAACGGCGCTGTAATGCAAATGCTTTCACACGGTTTGATTGCAGCTTGCTTATTCTTCCTCTCCGGTGTTACCTACGATCGCACTCATACATTAAGTATGGATGAAATGGGCGGAATAGCAAAAAGTATGCCCAAAGTTTTTGCCTTATTCACTGCTGGCTCAATGGCTTCTCTAGCTTTACCAGGAATGAGTGGGTTTATCGGTGAGTTGACAGTATTTCTAGGTTTCACTACCAGTGATGCTTATAGCTCGGCTTTTAAAGTAGTAGTAGTTTTATTGGCAGCAGTAGGATTAATTATTACTCCTATTTATCTACTTTCAATGCTCCGTCAGGTATTCTACGGCAAAGAAAATTCCCAGCTAACTATAGAACCTTGGATGGATGCCAAACCTCGTGAAATTTTTATCACACTTTGCTTGATTGTTCCCATCATCGGTATTGGTTTATATCCCAAAGTAGCTACCCAAACTTACGATGTGAAAACAGTAGAAGTAGCTGCTCATGTCCGTGAGGTTCTACCCTTGGTAGCACAAAAGCAAGCTAATTTCAGAACTGCTTCTGTAACTCCTCTGTACTCTGGTGATTTAATTGCGCCACATCTACCTGGTGTTGAAAAGCAACCTTTGGTTAGCGTTATTCCTCCGGCATCATACTAG
- the thrB gene encoding homoserine kinase: MPAIPTVTVTVPATTANIGAGFDCIGAALTLYNQFKFSLLPDQATLEIIVSGVEADRVNTGSDNLAYQSFLKLYQHLGQTPPPVKIEIELGVPLARGLGSSATAIVGGLVGANVLAGSPLSQDEVMQCAIALEGHPDNVVPALLGGCRLAATGLNQASKPEAENLTNWEICDIPWHSEVVPVVAIPDFELSTAEARQVLPSEYSRADAIFNTAHLGLLLRALETGRKNWLQAALQDRIHQPYRQALIPGYDAVYSAAIAAGAYGMVISGAGPTLLALVDQHLAPAVVTAMTDAWQQHGIKADVKALQIDSKGAAISN; encoded by the coding sequence ATGCCAGCTATTCCTACTGTAACCGTAACTGTACCCGCCACAACTGCTAATATTGGCGCTGGGTTTGATTGCATCGGAGCAGCTTTAACGCTGTACAATCAGTTTAAATTTTCTCTACTTCCCGATCAAGCAACACTCGAAATTATTGTCAGTGGTGTAGAAGCTGACCGAGTTAATACCGGATCTGATAACCTAGCTTATCAATCTTTTCTCAAGTTATATCAACATTTAGGTCAAACTCCCCCACCTGTAAAGATAGAGATTGAATTGGGTGTACCCCTTGCTAGAGGTTTAGGTAGTTCAGCAACAGCTATTGTTGGTGGGTTAGTTGGTGCTAATGTGTTAGCTGGATCGCCGTTAAGTCAGGATGAAGTAATGCAATGTGCGATCGCACTAGAAGGACATCCTGATAATGTTGTCCCTGCTTTATTGGGTGGATGTCGTTTAGCAGCTACAGGTTTAAACCAAGCGTCAAAACCCGAAGCAGAAAATTTAACTAATTGGGAAATTTGCGATATTCCCTGGCATAGTGAAGTTGTGCCAGTTGTAGCTATTCCAGATTTTGAACTTTCAACCGCAGAAGCGCGGCAAGTATTACCAAGTGAGTATAGTCGTGCTGATGCTATTTTTAATACCGCGCATCTAGGTTTGTTATTACGCGCTTTAGAAACAGGGCGCAAAAATTGGTTGCAAGCTGCACTGCAAGACCGGATTCATCAACCTTACCGTCAAGCATTGATTCCAGGTTATGATGCTGTCTATTCGGCTGCGATCGCTGCTGGTGCTTATGGCATGGTAATTAGTGGCGCTGGCCCAACATTATTAGCTTTAGTAGATCAACATCTTGCCCCAGCAGTTGTTACAGCAATGACAGATGCGTGGCAACAACATGGCATCAAAGCTGATGTCAAAGCATTGCAAATTGACTCCAAAGGCGCTGCTATCAGTAATTAA
- a CDS encoding Hsp70 family protein: MAIAIDFGTSNTVITRWNPVTQQPETLSLPGLSTISGQNPPLIPSLVYVEDAIIGEVIVGQSVRDRGLDLKTDPRFFRSFKRGIGADIQGFLPEIDGRVVTFEQVGQWFLTDLIKNVKTSLPDIGQSLVLTVPVDSFEAYRHWLGGVCQSLPVEQVRMLDEPTAAALGYGTTEADVLLVVDFGGGTLDLSLVQLSKDIQAGKKPLGFILKWGQKSLAENSAQRPKTARVLAKAGQNLGGTDIDNWLVDYFATTQGLKATPLTTRLAERLKIQLSLQTAASEVYFNDETFESYELELTRDRFETILKEHEFFDNLDEAMTQVLQQGRRQGIEATDIDAVLLVGGTVQIPAVQTWVQQYFDPSKIRQSKPFEAIAQGALQLTQGVELKDFLYHSYGIRYWDRRNNCHNWHPIIKAGQSYPMSDAIEIMLGASVENQPSVELIIGELGAETGGTEVYFDGDRLITRNLKSGQTSVQPLNDREGARSIAQLTPPGYPGSDRVKVQFQVDAQRSLRITVEDLLTHQTLLENQLVAQLN; encoded by the coding sequence ATGGCGATCGCAATTGATTTTGGCACTAGCAACACGGTAATTACTCGCTGGAACCCTGTCACCCAGCAACCAGAAACTCTCAGTTTACCAGGATTATCAACGATTTCTGGACAAAATCCCCCGTTAATTCCCAGTTTGGTTTATGTCGAAGATGCTATCATAGGGGAGGTTATAGTAGGGCAGAGTGTGCGCGATCGCGGTTTGGATCTCAAGACTGACCCCCGCTTCTTCCGCAGCTTTAAACGAGGCATTGGCGCTGATATCCAAGGATTTTTGCCAGAAATTGATGGTAGAGTAGTTACCTTTGAGCAAGTTGGGCAATGGTTCCTGACTGATTTAATCAAAAACGTTAAAACTAGCTTGCCTGATATTGGGCAATCTTTAGTATTAACTGTTCCGGTAGATAGCTTTGAAGCTTATCGCCATTGGTTGGGTGGCGTATGCCAATCTTTACCAGTTGAACAGGTACGGATGTTGGATGAACCGACAGCAGCAGCATTAGGTTATGGTACAACTGAGGCTGATGTGCTGTTGGTGGTAGATTTTGGAGGCGGTACGCTGGATTTATCTTTAGTACAGTTATCTAAAGATATCCAAGCAGGGAAGAAACCTTTAGGGTTTATTCTCAAATGGGGTCAAAAGTCATTAGCAGAAAATTCAGCACAAAGGCCTAAAACTGCGCGTGTACTTGCGAAAGCAGGACAAAATTTAGGTGGAACAGATATTGATAACTGGTTAGTAGATTATTTTGCGACAACACAAGGATTAAAAGCTACACCTTTAACTACTCGATTAGCAGAAAGGTTAAAGATTCAGTTATCTTTGCAAACTGCGGCGAGTGAAGTTTATTTTAATGATGAAACTTTTGAGAGTTACGAGTTAGAACTAACGCGCGATCGCTTTGAAACTATCCTAAAAGAACATGAATTCTTTGATAACCTGGATGAAGCAATGACTCAAGTATTGCAGCAAGGACGTAGACAGGGAATTGAAGCAACAGATATTGATGCTGTTTTATTAGTCGGCGGGACTGTGCAAATACCAGCAGTGCAAACGTGGGTACAGCAGTACTTTGATCCTAGCAAAATCCGTCAATCGAAACCATTTGAGGCAATCGCTCAAGGTGCATTGCAACTAACTCAAGGCGTTGAACTCAAAGACTTTCTCTATCACAGCTATGGTATTCGCTACTGGGATAGACGGAATAATTGCCATAATTGGCATCCAATCATTAAAGCTGGACAATCTTACCCGATGAGTGATGCCATAGAAATCATGCTAGGGGCATCAGTAGAAAATCAACCTAGTGTTGAATTAATTATCGGAGAATTGGGAGCAGAAACAGGTGGTACTGAAGTATACTTTGATGGCGATCGCTTAATTACTCGTAACTTAAAAAGTGGTCAAACATCAGTACAACCATTAAATGACCGTGAAGGCGCACGTAGTATTGCTCAACTCACACCGCCAGGATATCCAGGTAGCGATCGCGTTAAAGTGCAATTTCAAGTAGATGCACAACGTTCTTTAAGAATTACCGTTGAAGATTTATTAACTCATCAAACACTACTGGAAAATCAGTTAGTTGCTCAACTCAATTAA
- a CDS encoding S-adenosylmethionine decarboxylase: MNREEHKEREARKEDREIVIISHHLSAILTVCDDILSLSKENFIGLLSDAALSANMQPVGEVGVEFQPQGISAVVLLSESHVALHLWTEHKKVCIDIHVCDYQQDNLAKAKKLANLLTLKLSGDNCHEKWHYLNVVG; encoded by the coding sequence ATGAACCGCGAAGAACACAAAGAACGCGAAGCCAGGAAAGAAGATAGAGAGATTGTGATTATTTCGCATCATTTATCAGCTATTTTAACAGTATGCGATGATATTTTAAGTTTATCTAAAGAAAATTTTATCGGCTTATTAAGTGATGCTGCATTAAGTGCAAATATGCAGCCAGTAGGTGAAGTAGGTGTGGAATTTCAACCACAAGGAATTTCCGCCGTTGTTTTATTGTCAGAATCTCATGTAGCTTTACATTTGTGGACTGAACATAAAAAAGTTTGTATTGATATTCATGTTTGTGATTATCAGCAAGATAATTTAGCAAAAGCCAAAAAATTAGCTAATTTACTTACACTTAAGCTAAGTGGAGATAATTGCCATGAAAAGTGGCATTATTTAAATGTAGTAGGTTAA
- a CDS encoding DUF350 domain-containing protein translates to MSQWLYNGLIQSGIIILEIAVGFGLFWLGQLAYQKLFRRINLNVELFVKDNPAVAISLVGYYLGIVIALGGVLGQPADTWQEKLLNLASYGATVILFMLAGAWIGDRLILRHCDTAREVLEERNVGAAAVEAGNHIANGLIINAALAGDSGGWLVGLVCWLIGLAVLVLVSHIYPRVIAYNVFNEIAQRNNAAAGVALAGLLIGTGNIVRVAFSPDFQGWFTSFTQYGLTLLFCLGSLVIIRWLADLLLVPGVKISDEIVHQEVPNLGAGLIEAFAYIAASFLIAWAF, encoded by the coding sequence ATGAGCCAATGGTTATATAACGGACTGATCCAATCAGGGATAATTATTTTAGAAATAGCTGTAGGTTTTGGTTTATTTTGGCTAGGACAACTAGCTTACCAAAAGTTATTTCGTCGGATAAACTTAAATGTAGAATTATTTGTCAAAGATAATCCCGCCGTAGCTATTTCCCTGGTAGGTTATTATCTAGGAATAGTGATTGCTTTAGGTGGCGTTTTAGGTCAACCTGCTGACACATGGCAGGAAAAATTACTTAATTTAGCAAGTTATGGCGCAACAGTAATTTTATTTATGTTAGCAGGTGCATGGATAGGCGATCGCTTAATTTTACGCCACTGTGACACAGCTAGAGAAGTATTAGAAGAACGTAATGTTGGCGCTGCTGCTGTTGAAGCCGGAAATCACATTGCTAACGGGTTAATTATTAATGCTGCCTTAGCAGGAGATAGTGGCGGTTGGTTGGTTGGATTAGTATGTTGGCTAATTGGATTAGCTGTATTAGTTTTAGTTAGTCATATTTACCCGCGTGTTATTGCTTATAATGTCTTTAACGAAATTGCACAGCGTAATAATGCTGCTGCCGGAGTAGCATTAGCAGGTTTATTAATTGGTACAGGTAATATTGTCCGTGTAGCTTTTAGTCCAGATTTTCAAGGCTGGTTTACCAGTTTTACTCAATATGGATTAACACTATTATTTTGTTTAGGTTCCTTAGTAATTATTCGTTGGCTAGCAGATTTATTATTAGTGCCAGGAGTTAAAATTTCTGATGAAATTGTACATCAAGAAGTACCCAATTTAGGCGCTGGCTTAATTGAAGCGTTTGCTTATATTGCTGCTTCTTTTTTAATTGCTTGGGCTTTTTAA
- a CDS encoding peptidoglycan bridge formation glycyltransferase FemA/FemB family protein encodes MMNNLSNIEINYDKNKINNSLVIRQLNYNEKYLWDSLVEALPTGCFMQSWAWADFKELEGYQTFRSGLFADNILVGGCIFYFYPHANQANLLIAPGAPILTPPYLESGMQLLIEKAENLAKELGAIALRIEPLWTKKPDYLSSFVRAPVDLLPSETLIIDLQVSEAEMLAAMKQKGRYNLRLSWRYGVETEFTTNPQAIPVFYDIFWETVKRQQFFGEPYCFFINLCQTLFQANMAEIGLAKWQGEILAAIIVIYYGNRATYLYGGRSFEHPQVMATYALHWATMQRAKQRGCTIYDLYGFTRDSKHSYAKFSQFKSQFGGIPVTTIGAHDYLFYDQLADTLINLFKNIGGNET; translated from the coding sequence ATGATGAATAATCTTAGCAATATAGAAATAAATTACGACAAAAATAAGATAAATAATTCATTAGTAATTCGGCAGTTAAATTATAATGAAAAATATTTATGGGACTCTTTGGTAGAAGCTTTACCAACTGGTTGTTTCATGCAATCTTGGGCGTGGGCAGATTTTAAAGAGTTAGAAGGATATCAAACTTTTAGATCCGGTTTATTTGCTGATAACATTCTAGTAGGCGGATGTATTTTTTATTTCTATCCTCATGCAAATCAAGCTAATTTATTAATAGCACCTGGAGCGCCAATTTTAACGCCACCATACTTAGAATCAGGTATGCAGTTATTAATAGAAAAAGCCGAAAACTTAGCTAAAGAATTAGGCGCTATAGCATTACGGATAGAACCATTATGGACTAAAAAACCGGATTATTTATCAAGTTTTGTACGTGCGCCTGTGGATTTGTTACCATCAGAAACTCTCATAATTGACCTACAAGTTTCTGAAGCAGAAATGTTAGCTGCTATGAAGCAAAAAGGGCGCTATAACTTGCGGTTGAGTTGGCGCTATGGCGTAGAAACAGAATTCACAACTAATCCACAAGCTATTCCAGTATTTTATGATATTTTTTGGGAAACGGTAAAACGCCAACAATTTTTTGGTGAACCATACTGCTTTTTTATTAACCTTTGTCAAACTTTATTTCAGGCAAATATGGCAGAGATAGGTTTAGCTAAATGGCAAGGGGAAATACTAGCAGCAATTATAGTAATTTACTATGGAAACCGTGCTACTTATCTTTATGGTGGACGTAGTTTTGAACACCCGCAAGTTATGGCAACCTACGCCTTACATTGGGCAACAATGCAACGAGCAAAACAGCGAGGTTGTACTATTTATGATTTGTATGGTTTTACTCGTGACTCCAAGCATAGCTATGCTAAATTTTCTCAATTTAAAAGCCAATTTGGAGGAATACCTGTTACTACTATCGGCGCACATGATTACTTGTTTTATGACCAACTAGCAGATACTTTAATTAATTTATTTAAAAATATTGGAGGAAATGAGACATGA
- a CDS encoding DUF4178 domain-containing protein, with protein sequence MPSIANEGKLRSLRPGDRLNYHGIDWRVIEYNTYKDRYGYETEEWLLQWDTRKEYYLLREIDPQNPESAVNWYLAEPIKNAKIYLPDSQDNITNQLWHDMQHQEMPYPELKMFGQVYFFESRTEGTYEEGKDETSRITWDYWDTTHEANLALEAWPNGDLHIYSTKLVNITAFSIAHKNPQNSWWLRALRVSLGTAGLLLLLVGCSMFIFG encoded by the coding sequence ATGCCATCTATTGCTAATGAAGGTAAATTGCGGAGTTTACGTCCAGGCGATCGCCTCAATTATCACGGCATCGATTGGCGTGTTATAGAATATAACACCTACAAAGACCGATATGGTTATGAAACAGAAGAATGGTTGTTGCAGTGGGACACTCGTAAAGAATATTATTTGTTGCGAGAAATCGATCCGCAAAATCCTGAGTCGGCGGTGAATTGGTATCTAGCAGAGCCAATTAAAAACGCTAAAATTTACCTACCCGATTCTCAAGATAACATTACTAACCAGTTATGGCATGATATGCAGCATCAAGAAATGCCTTACCCAGAATTAAAAATGTTTGGCCAAGTCTATTTTTTTGAGTCACGCACTGAAGGAACTTATGAAGAGGGTAAGGATGAAACTTCGCGTATTACTTGGGATTATTGGGATACGACACATGAAGCTAACCTAGCTTTAGAAGCATGGCCGAATGGTGATTTGCACATTTATTCTACTAAGCTTGTAAACATAACAGCATTTTCTATAGCTCATAAAAATCCCCAAAATTCTTGGTGGCTACGCGCCTTACGAGTGTCATTAGGAACAGCAGGTTTACTTTTATTACTTGTAGGATGTTCAATGTTTATTTTTGGATAA